In Salinigranum marinum, one DNA window encodes the following:
- a CDS encoding sulfurtransferase TusA family protein: MSTLTPDVTVDSRGAGCPGPLMDLIGKVKKSEPGTVIELQTSDTGSKDDVPEWLDKAGHELLDVVEHDDYWSIYVRIG, from the coding sequence ATGAGCACACTCACACCCGACGTCACGGTCGACTCGCGCGGTGCCGGCTGTCCCGGTCCGCTGATGGACCTCATCGGGAAGGTCAAGAAGTCCGAGCCGGGGACTGTCATCGAACTACAGACCTCGGATACAGGGTCGAAAGACGACGTGCCCGAGTGGCTCGACAAGGCGGGCCACGAACTGCTCGACGTCGTCGAACACGACGACTACTGGAGCA